From the genome of Xyrauchen texanus isolate HMW12.3.18 chromosome 22, RBS_HiC_50CHRs, whole genome shotgun sequence, one region includes:
- the LOC127662513 gene encoding mRNA decay activator protein ZFP36L1-like codes for MLDWKMTTAVVSPFFDFSEVLNNKNKMLNYNNNILRTPHSVSVPCTGANLPISNPTGSLLDRKAVGTPSTGGVYQRRHSVTSASIKFNQNQFLNIAKVDPSLLSLGTGCSNKENRLRDRSFSETGDRLLQKCSGPGGSNSQVNSSRYKTELCRPFEENGICKYGDKCQFAHGIHELRSLSRHPKYKTELCRTFHTIGFCPYGPRCHFIHNAEERRGPPPTPSPLSASNKMERPRLQHSYSFAGFPSSGGLRDSPTSITPPPMFSPDELPEWPSSNPFTYSSQELANLFSPSMGSVPLSCSDPSTQAPSSPTSTPYYFRAVTESPQLFESPASQPDSLSDQEGYQSSSGGSLSGSESPVLDTTRRLPIFSRLSISDD; via the coding sequence AATAAAATGCTGAACTACAATAACAACATCCTCAGAACTCCGCACTCTGTCTCTGTCCCTTGCACGGGGGCCAATCTGCCCATCTCCAACCCCACTGGGAGCCTGCTGGACAGGAAGGCTGTGGGGACACCCTCTACTGGTGGGGTTTACCAGCGCCGGCACTCTGTCACTTCGGCTAGCATCAAATTCAACCAAAACCAGTTCTTGAACATTGCAAAGGTAGATCCATCCCTGCTCAGCTTGGGGACAGGTTGCAGCAACAAAGAAAACCGGCTCCGAGACCGTTCTTTCTCAGAAACGGGGGATCGCCTGCTTCAGAAGTGTTCGGGCCCTGGAGGCTCCAACAGTCAGGTCAACTCCAGCCGCTACAAGACCGAGTTATGCAGACCTTTCGAGGAGAATGGTATTTGCAAGTACGGTGACAAGTGCCAGTTTGCCCATGGCATTCACGAGTTGCGTAGCCTAAGCCGCCATCCCAAGTACAAGACAGAGCTCTGCCGCACGTTCCACACCATCGGCTTCTGTCCCTATGGCCCACGTTGCCACTTCATTCACAATGCAGAAGAGCGCCGTGGACCTCCACCTACCCCGTCCCCCCTTTCAGCCTCTAATAAGATGGAGCGGCCACGCCTGCAGCACAGCTATAGCTTTGCAGGGTTCCCCAGCTCAGGAGGCTTGCGGGACAGCCCTACCTCAATCACCCCTCCGCCTATGTTTTCCCCTGATGAGCTGCCCGAATGGCCTAGCAGCAACCCCTTCACATATTCCAGCCAGGAGCTGGCCAACCTCTTCAGTCCCAGCATGGGCAGTGTACCTTTGTCTTGTTCCGACCCCTCCACCCAGGCGCCATCCTCCCCAACCTCAACCCCTTACTACTTCAGGGCCGTCACAGAGTCTCCTCAGCTCTTTGAGTCTCCAGCCAGCCAGCCTGACTCTTTGTCTGACCAGGAGGGATACCAGAGCAGCTCTGGCGGAAGTCTGAGCGGCTCAGAATCACCCGTCCTCGACACCACCCGTCGACTGCCTATCTTCAGCAGGCTTTCCATCTCTGATGACTAA